One Phaseolus vulgaris cultivar G19833 chromosome 4, P. vulgaris v2.0, whole genome shotgun sequence DNA window includes the following coding sequences:
- the LOC137838313 gene encoding uncharacterized protein, whose translation MIDPDEYMDMYTTHMSLYTLEDAVLCRVFRTSLKGGALSWFTKLPPNSVNSFETLASNIEVQFASSRSHRLTSIALVNILQEKWKSLRKFIDRFRKVATSIQNLSPDVSMRHIITTLPPRLFANNLCMHVAANLDELRWRAAKFMQLEELREFRNQEKAGGVKEKERQNRPTIGRVDRRRDNWGHRFMRYTPLSANRGKILDMAFSVELIPPLRKVASPENADHTRRCRYHKNSGHTT comes from the coding sequence ATGATCGACCCTGACGAGTACATGGACATGTACACCACGCATATGAGCTTGTACACCTTAGAAGATGCAGTTTTGTGCCGAGTGTTCCGTACATCATTGAAAGGAGGAGCTTTGAGTTGGTTTACGAAGCTCCCTCCTAACTCCGTCAACAGCTTTGAAACATTGGCGTCCAACATTGAGGTACAGTTCGCCAGTAGCCGATCGCATCGGCTGACCTCCATTGCCCTGGTCAACATTCTTCAAGAGAAGTGGAAGTCCTTGAGGAAGTTCATCGACAGGTTTAGGAAGGTGGCCACGAGCATTCAAAATTTGAGCCCGGATGTGTCCATGCGCCATATTATCACGACCTTACCACCGAGGCTATTTGCCAACAACTTGTGCATGCATGTAGCTGCAAACTTGGACGAGCTTAGGTGGAGGGCTGCTAAGTTCATGCAACTAGAGGAGCTGAGAGAGTTTAGGAATCAGGAAAAAGCAGGTGGAGTTAAGGAAAAGGAGCGTCAAAACCGACCAACTATTGGTCGAGTAGATAGGCGGAGAGACAACTGGGGGCATCGGTTCATGAGATATACCCCCTTAAGTGCCAACAGGGGAAAGATCTTAGATATGGCTTTTAGTGTCGAGCTGATTCCACCATTAAGGAAGGTTGCAAGCCCTGAGAATGCCGACCATACTCGTAGGTGTCGGTACCACAAAAACAGTGGACACACCACATAG
- the LOC137837314 gene encoding calmodulin isoform X1 yields the protein MADQLTDEQISEFKEAFSLFDKDGDGCITTKELGTVMRSLGQNPTEAELQDMINEVDADGNGTIDFPEFLNLMARKMKDTDSEEELKEAFRVFDKDQNGFISAAELRHVMTNLGEKLTDEEVDEMIREADVDGDGQINYEEFVKVMMAK from the exons ATGGCTGATCAACTCACCGACGAGCAGATCTCCGAGTTTAAGGAGGCCTTTAGCTTGTTCGATAAGGACGGCGATG GTTGTATCACAACTAAAGAGCTTGGAACTGTTATGCGTTCATTGGGGCAAAACCCAACTGAGGCAGAGCTCCAGGACATGATCAACGAAGTGGATGCTGATGGGAATGGTACCATTGACTTCCCTGAGTTTTTAAACCTCATGGCTAGGAAGATGAAGGACACTGATTCTGAAGAGGAGCTCAAAGAGGCATTCCGGGTTTTCGACAAGGATCAAAATGGGTTCATTTCTGCTGCTGAGCTCCGCCATGTGATGACAAACCTTGGAGAGAAGCTCACTGATGAAGAGGTTGATGAGATGATTCGTGAGGCTGATGTTGATGGTGATGGCCAAATAAACTACGAGGAGTTCGTTAAGGTGATGATGGCCAAGTGA
- the LOC137837314 gene encoding calmodulin-2/4 isoform X2, translating to MRSLGQNPTEAELQDMINEVDADGNGTIDFPEFLNLMARKMKDTDSEEELKEAFRVFDKDQNGFISAAELRHVMTNLGEKLTDEEVDEMIREADVDGDGQINYEEFVKVMMAK from the coding sequence ATGCGTTCATTGGGGCAAAACCCAACTGAGGCAGAGCTCCAGGACATGATCAACGAAGTGGATGCTGATGGGAATGGTACCATTGACTTCCCTGAGTTTTTAAACCTCATGGCTAGGAAGATGAAGGACACTGATTCTGAAGAGGAGCTCAAAGAGGCATTCCGGGTTTTCGACAAGGATCAAAATGGGTTCATTTCTGCTGCTGAGCTCCGCCATGTGATGACAAACCTTGGAGAGAAGCTCACTGATGAAGAGGTTGATGAGATGATTCGTGAGGCTGATGTTGATGGTGATGGCCAAATAAACTACGAGGAGTTCGTTAAGGTGATGATGGCCAAGTGA